The following is a genomic window from Sutcliffiella horikoshii.
AACACCTATGAGGGTGGAACGCATGAATCAGGCTTTAAAACGGCATTGACGAGAGTAATCAATGACTATGCCCGCAAAAACAATATTTTCAAAGATGCGGACAGCAACCTGACAGGGGAAGATGTTCGAGAAGGTTTGACAGCTATCGTCTCCATCAAGCATCCAGATCCACAGTTTGAAGGCCAGACGAAAACAAAATTAGGAAACAGTGAAGCAAGAACGGTTACTGATTCTGTTTTTACGGAAAAATTCGAAGGCTTCCTTCTTGAGAACCCTTCTGCAGCAAGAAAAATTGTAGAAAAAGGCTTAATGGCTTCGCGAGCAAGAATGGCAGCCAAAAAGGCAAGGGAACTTACAAGAAGAAAAAGTGCATTGGAAATCTCCAGTCTTCCTGGTAAATTGGCTGACTGCTCCTCTAAAGATCCATCTATCAGCGAAATATATGTGGTAGAGGGAGATTCTGCCGGAGGATCAGCTAAGCAAGGCCGAGACCGTCACTTCCAGGCAATCCTACCTTTACGCGGTAAAATCATTAACGTTGAAAAGGCGCGTCTTGACAAAATTTTATCCAACAATGAGGTTCGTGCCATCATCACTGCACTTGGAACTGGAATTGGAGAGGATTTTGACATTTCCCGTGCACGTTACCATAAAATCGTGATCATGACGGATGCCGATGTCGATGGCGCTCATATTAGAACGCTATTATTGACATTCTTCTACCGTTACATGCGCCAAATCATCGAACATGGATATATCTACATTGCCCAGCCACCACTATACAAAATTCAGCAGGGTAAAAAGATCGAGTACGCTTATAATGACCGTCAGCTTGAAGAGATCCTTGCCACCATGTCCGATCAGCCTAAAGCGGGTATCCAGCGCTATAAAGGATTAGGGGAGATGAACCCTGAGCAGCTTTGGGAAACGACAATGGATCCAGTTTCTAGAACATTGCTACAGGTAAGCCTGCAAGATGCAATTGAAGCGGATGAAACATTTGAGATTCTAATGGGTGATAAAGTAGAGCCAAGAAGAAACTTTATCCAAGACAATGCCCGTTATGTGAAAAACCTGGATATCTAATTTCAGAATCCAATAAAAAAGCGGGGTAGTGTCATGCTATCCTGTCTTTTACATAGAGAAGAGCGAAAGCGAATGTAGTCATGAACTCACATTTCGCAAGGAGGTTCGTTATTATGTCTGAGAGGTCCTCAGTTAAAGAAATAAATATCAGTCAGGAAATGAGAACATCCTTCCTGGACTATGCCATGAGTGTAATCGTATCTCGTGCCCTGCCGGATGTACGAGACGGATTGAAACCTGTACACCGACGTATTTTGTACGCGATGAATGATTTAGGCATGACATCCGATAAAGCCTATAAAAAGTCCGCCCGTATCGTAGGGGAAGTAATCGGGAAGTACCATCCACATGGTGACTCTGCGGTTTATGACACGATGGTACGTATGGCACAGGACTTTAACTTCCGTTACATGCTGATTGACGGCCACGGAAACTTTGGATCTGTCGATGGTGACGCAGCAGCTGCCATGCGTTATACGGAAGCAAGAATGTCGAAGATCTCGATGGAGATACTTCGCGATATCAATAAAGACACCATTGATTACCAAGATAACTATGATGGTTCCGAGAGAGAGCCAGTTGTATTGCCTGCACGTTTTCCAAACTTGCTTGTAAACGGTGCTTCCGGTATCGCAGTTGGGATGGCAACCAATATCCCACCTCACCAGCTGGGAGAGATCATTGACGGAGTACTTGCTGTAAGTAAGGACCCTGACATTACCATTCCCGAGTTAATGGAAATCATTCCTGGTCCAGACTTCCCGACGGCAGGACAAATTCTGGGCAGAAGCGGAATCAGAAGAGCCTATGAAACGGGCCGCGGCTCCATTACTGTTCGTGCGAAAGTGGAAATCGAAACAAAGCCGAATGGCAGAGAAGTCATCCTTGTTCATGAACTTCCTTACCAGGTTAATAAAGCAAAACTGATTGAGAAGATTGCGGACCTTGTTCGTGATAAGAAAATAGAAGGCATCTCTGACTTGCGCGATGAATCAGACCGTAATGGTATGCGTATCGTTATGGAAGTCAAAAAAGATGCAAACGCCAATGTCCTTTTAAATAACTTATACAAGCAGACTTCCCTTCAAACAAGCTTTGGTATTAACCTGCTTGCACTAGTAAACGGGGAACCGAAAGTATTAAACTTGAAACAATGTCTGTATTACTACCTGGAACATCAAAAAGTCGTAATCAAGCGCCGTACGGCATTCGAATTGCGTAAAGCGGAAGCAAGAGCACACATCTTAGAAGGTCTGCGTATTGCCTTAGATCACTTAGATGCTGTTATCACCTTGATCCGTAGCTCTCAAACGGCTGATATTGCCCGTGAAGGATTAATGACCGAATTCTCTCTATCTGAGAAACAAGCACAAGCTATTCTAGACATGCGTCTACAACGTCTAACTGGCTTAGAGCGTGAAAAGATAGAAGAAGAATACCAAGGGCTTATGCAGCTTATTGCTGAACTAAAAGCCATTCTTGCAGATGAAGAAAAAGTACTGGAAATTATCCGTGAAGAACTAACAGAAGTTAAAGACCGTTTCAATGACACTCGTCGTACAGAGATAATGGTCGGCGGCTTTGAAAATATTGAAGATGAGGATTTAATTCCACGTCAAAATGTCGTGATCACCCTTACGCATAATGGCTATATTAAGCGTCTGCCTCTTTCTACTTACCGTAGCCAGCGTAGAGGAGGTCGTGGAATTCAAGGGATGGGAACCAATGAGAATGACTTTGTTGAACATCTATTGACCACTTCCACTCACGATACGTTACTATTCTTTACAAACAAAGGGAAAGTGTACCGAGCAAAAGGTTACGAGATCCCAGAATTCAGCCGAACAGCAAAAGGAATTCCAATCATCAACTTGCTTGAGGTGGAAAAAGGAGAATGGGTCAACGCCATTATCCCGGTGGAAGACTTTGTGGATGACTGGTATTTATTC
Proteins encoded in this region:
- the gyrA gene encoding DNA gyrase subunit A — protein: MSERSSVKEINISQEMRTSFLDYAMSVIVSRALPDVRDGLKPVHRRILYAMNDLGMTSDKAYKKSARIVGEVIGKYHPHGDSAVYDTMVRMAQDFNFRYMLIDGHGNFGSVDGDAAAAMRYTEARMSKISMEILRDINKDTIDYQDNYDGSEREPVVLPARFPNLLVNGASGIAVGMATNIPPHQLGEIIDGVLAVSKDPDITIPELMEIIPGPDFPTAGQILGRSGIRRAYETGRGSITVRAKVEIETKPNGREVILVHELPYQVNKAKLIEKIADLVRDKKIEGISDLRDESDRNGMRIVMEVKKDANANVLLNNLYKQTSLQTSFGINLLALVNGEPKVLNLKQCLYYYLEHQKVVIKRRTAFELRKAEARAHILEGLRIALDHLDAVITLIRSSQTADIAREGLMTEFSLSEKQAQAILDMRLQRLTGLEREKIEEEYQGLMQLIAELKAILADEEKVLEIIREELTEVKDRFNDTRRTEIMVGGFENIEDEDLIPRQNVVITLTHNGYIKRLPLSTYRSQRRGGRGIQGMGTNENDFVEHLLTTSTHDTLLFFTNKGKVYRAKGYEIPEFSRTAKGIPIINLLEVEKGEWVNAIIPVEDFVDDWYLFFTTKHGISKRSPLSQFANIRKGGLIALGLRESDELISVKLTDGTKEMIIGTKKGMLIRFHETDVRSMGRTATGVKGISISENDEVVGMELLDEGLDVLVVTKNGYGKRTPAEEYRVQSRGGKGIKTCNITERNGELVSVKTVTTEEDLMLITASGVLIRMSVDGISQMGRNTQGVKLIRLAENEFVTTVARVDKEDEPEDGTEDTEMEEGNSTEEVEE
- the gyrB gene encoding DNA topoisomerase (ATP-hydrolyzing) subunit B; translation: MDQKELQENNYDESNIQVLEGLEAVRKRPGMYIGSTSAKGLHHLVWEIVDNSIDEALAGYCSEINVVVEKDNSITVKDNGRGIPVGIHEKMGRPAVEVIMTVLHAGGKFGGGGYKVSGGLHGVGASVVNALSSELKIYVHRDGNIHYQQFNKGVPNEDLKIIGETDVTGTIIHFVPDEEIFTETKEYDYDTLAHRLRELAFLNKGLRITIEDKREETPKKNEYHYEGGIASYVEHLNRTKEVIHEEVVFVEGEKDGISIEVALQYNDSYTSNLYSFANNINTYEGGTHESGFKTALTRVINDYARKNNIFKDADSNLTGEDVREGLTAIVSIKHPDPQFEGQTKTKLGNSEARTVTDSVFTEKFEGFLLENPSAARKIVEKGLMASRARMAAKKARELTRRKSALEISSLPGKLADCSSKDPSISEIYVVEGDSAGGSAKQGRDRHFQAILPLRGKIINVEKARLDKILSNNEVRAIITALGTGIGEDFDISRARYHKIVIMTDADVDGAHIRTLLLTFFYRYMRQIIEHGYIYIAQPPLYKIQQGKKIEYAYNDRQLEEILATMSDQPKAGIQRYKGLGEMNPEQLWETTMDPVSRTLLQVSLQDAIEADETFEILMGDKVEPRRNFIQDNARYVKNLDI